CTGCATTGTTTCACAGCTAAGGCCTAGGATCAAGGTTAGAAGATACGTTTTTTAGCATCGCTGCGCCGAATTACAGATCCCAAAGGATCGATTGCTTCAATGACCCAAAGGCGTTAGCCATACAAAGTCGCCCAATCCCCCATGCACTTGAGGATCGAAGCGAGAAGGATCGGCAGCGGGCCGCCAGATCAGGACAAGCCCTCGGGTCCCGGGTCGATAGCGCGCAAGCATTTCTGGCGTACCCAACCCTCCCGCTACATGAAAGGCACCTGTTAGGTGTACTATGAGGGCCTCAGGCTGGCGCATCAGGTGCTTGGCCAAGGTATAGGCCATCATGGCATCTCGAAGCGCCTGGGCATCGAGCAACCGTTCCGGATCCCCGCCATGCGGACCGCTGTGCCCAGTGCGCTGCATGAAATCTAGGAACTGCTTTCGGTACAAGGGCGAAGGATTAGGATAAGGCAATGGGGGCAAATAAGCATATGCCCGAGGTGGGAGGTCATTTAAGGCTTGGCGGCCTAGACGGCTAACGCGGTTTACATAGCGCTGCGGGGCATTCGCGGCCAGGACCGGCCAGCCGTGCAACCGTGCAAATTCTACCAAGGGTCGATAGTCGCGCTCGTAGTTGGACCATGGCCGCGCTGCTTCCAAAAACTGCGCCTCGGTGATGAGCCCCTGCAGGTACTCGTCGAGCACAAGCTGCACGTCGCACTCAAACATTTCCAGTGAAAGTACCAGTGGTCGCTCTTCGCCCAAACGGGCCTGGAGCTCCTGAAGCACCTGGAGCTGCAACCGATGGGCCACGGTGTCGTCGTGCTGCTCGCCCAGGAAAACTACTTCTACCGATGCCATCGCGTCAAGCAGCTCTGGGAGCGAGGCCTGCCGCCCATCACCGAAGAATAATCCGGGTGTTGAGACCTGTGCCGCAGCCGAAAGGCTCCAAAATAGCCCAACCGCCCAAACGCCTTTGATCGTAGAAAGGCTTGGGCGTCTGTGTTTACATGGCCATGCCACCGTCGACCTGGAGTACGTGGCCTGTGATGTAGCTGGCTGCTGGAGAAGCCAGAAAGAGCACCGCTTGGGCAACGTCTTCTGGCGTGCCTGGTCGTCCGAGGGGGATGCTGTTTAACATCGCCTGGCGGGCCTGTTCAGGTAAAGCAGCCGTCATGTCTGTCTCGATGTAACCAGGGGCGACCACGTTCACCGTAATCCCCCGGCTGCCCAGCTCTCGGGCAAGGCTTTTCGAGAAACCGATAATGCCAGCTTTTGAAGCCGCATAGTTGGTCTGTCCAGCATTGCCCATGATACCGACCACCGAGGAAAGGGTGATGATGCGGCCACTGCGCTGGCGCATCATGGGACGGTAGACCTGCTTACAAAAGTTAAACACGCTCTTTAGGTTGGCTGCCAGCACGGCGTCCCAGTCGGCTTCGGTCATGCGGAGCAGCAAGTTATCGCGTGTAATGCCGGCATTGTTTACAAGCACATCGATCGTCCCCCAGGCCTCTAGGATCGCTTCTACAACCCGGCCTGCTGCTTCAAAATCGGCCGCATCGGCTTGAAAGGCCAGGACCGCCGTACCATGTTGTTCAAGTTTTCTTTGCAGTGCTTCAGCCTCTTGCACCGAGCTGCGATAGGTAAAGGCAACGCGAGCGCCCGCCTGGGCAAAGGCCTCCACAATGGCACGCCCGATGCCTCGGGTTCCCCCGGTCACCAGGACCGATTTACCGGAAAAGTCGAATGTCATAGGTCAGTGCTTTTGCTGGAGCAGGGTTTCCAATTCCTCGGCTGTACCTACAGTGAGGACCTGAACCTCACGGCCTAAGGTGCGCCGGACCAAACCGGCTAAGACATTCCCTGGTCCAACTTCCCAAAACGTGGCAATGCCATCGCCTTGCATGCGACGTAGGGTCTGGGTAAAGCGAACAGGAGCCAGCATTTGCTCCACTAGCCGATCCCGAATTTCACTGGGATCTCGGCTTGGTGCAGCCGTTACGTTGAGATAAACTGGACACCGAGGCACATGCAGCGGCACATGCGCAATGGCTTCGGCCAACTGTCGGCTGGCTTCTTCCATAAGCGGCGAGTGAAAGGCCCCACTCACCGGAAGCATCACGACACGGCGCGCCCCCTGTGCTTGGGCTTTTTCCACGGCCCGCGACACGGCTTTCACCTCGCCAGAGATCACAACTTGTCCTGGCGCATTATAGTTCGCTGGCTGCACCCATCCATATCCCTCGGCAACGGTCTCCTGGCAAAGTGCCTCGACCGCTGCGTCTTCTAATCCCAGGATTGCGGCCATGGCACCAGGGTGCTTGTGACCAGCCTGGGCCATCAGCTGCCCTCGTAGGCGCACCAGGCGGAGTCCCTCTTCAAATGAGAGTGCCCCAGCTGCTGCCAGTGCGCTGTATTCACCCAAGCTATGCCCAGCAACAGCATCAGGATAGCAACCTGCCGCCTCAAGCACCGCCACCACCGCTAGGCTATGCACGTAGAGGGCTGGCTGCGTGATCTCGGTCTGAGCCAGCCTTGCGGCGGCAGCTTCTGGGTCTTCGGTAGCGTTACCGAACATGTAGGCCGTCAGGTCAAACTCGAGCAGCCGATTAGCCGCCTCCAAAAGGGCTCTTGCTTGGGAGAAACGGGCCCATAGGTCTTGGGCCATTCCTACGCGTTGTGAGCCTTGCCCAGGAAACAACCAGGCCTGCGCCATAGGCAAAAGTTATGCGCTTGTTGCAACGGCAGCCCTTTCAGCTTCGGCTGCCACTTTGTCGCCATCGTAGGCCCACTTCAGATAGGCAGCACCCCAGGTGAATCCCCCTCCGAAAGCGGCCAAGATGAGGTTATCGCCCCGCCGCAACTGTCGCTCCCAGTCGTACAGGCACAAGGGGATGGTTGCCGCCGTGGTGTTCCCATACCGGTCAATGTTGACCATGACCTTGTCGGCCTCAAGTCCCATGCGACGGGCTGTAGCATCGATGATGCGCAAGTTGGCCTGATGAGGCACCAAGTAGCGCACCATCTCGGCTGTTAGGTTGTTACGCTCCATGATTTCGACCGCTACCTGCGCCATGCCTTCAACAGCCAGTTTAAAGACCGACCTGCCCTCCTGATACAGATAATGGAGCTTGCGGTCAACTGTCTCATGCGTAGGAGGGTTGAGACTACCGCCACCCAGCATGCACAGCAGCTGCCAGTCGCGACCGTCGCAGTATGCTACCGAATCGATCAGGCCACATTCTGGATCGGGTTCAAGCAGCACAGCAGCCGCAGCATCCCCAAAGAGAATACAGTTGTTGCGGTCGGTGTAATCCGTGATCGTGCTCATCTTGTCGGCCCCGATTACCAGCACACGCTCATGTTTGCCGCTTTCGATAAAGCGGGCCGCGGTCGACAGCGCAAACAAAAAGCCACTACAAGCTGCAGACAGATCAAAACCCCAAGCCCGACGCGCACCCAAGTTGGCTTGGACCAAGCAGGCGGTGGCTGGGAAAAACATATCTGGGGTGACGGTAGCCACGATGATCAGCTCAACCTCGTCGGGATCCATACCGCGCTTTTGCAGCGCTTCACGCGCGGCTTCTGTAGCCATGTAAGAAGTTGCCTTATCTGGATCCCGAAGGATGCGGCGTTCGCGAATGCCCGTTCGCGTTCGGATCCATTCGTCAGAGGTATCGACCATCTGCTCTAGATCCGCATTGGTCAGGCGATCTTCTGGCAGAAAGTGGCCAACAGCCGTAATGGCAGCGTAAGGCATAGGGTTCAAGTTCAGGCTGGATGAAAAGCTTCGGCAATAGAACGCACAACGTCTTGTTCGACCATCTCCGCGGCAGCCCAGATCATACGCGCAATCGCACGGGCAGAAGAGCTGCCATGTCCGATCACGACGGGACCGTTTACGCCCAGCAGGGGGGCACCTCCGTATTCTTCGTAATCAAAGCGGCGCAGCACGTTGCGCAACAGTCCCAGTACCAGCCGCTGCTGCGCTTCCTCAAGACCTTGGGCTTTCATTTCCTGCCGTAGCATTTCCACAAAGGCCGTCACCATGCTCTCGCCTAGCTTAAGCATGATGTTACCCACAAAGCCGTCGCAAACCACCACGTCGGCAGCATGGTGCATGAGGTCGCGCCCTTCAATATTGCCCCGAAAGTTAATATCAGGAGCCGCTTGTAAAAGTTCGTAGGCAGCTTTGGTTAGGGCATTACCTTTACCAGGCTCTTCGCCCACGTTCAGTAGCCCTACGACCGGATGCGGGAGTTGCCACACCCGTTCCACAAACACCGATCCCATCCGAGCAAACTGCAGCAGGTGCTCCGGCTTGCAGTCGACGTTGGTGCCAATGTCAAGCACCAAGCAGCGGCCACGCGTAGTGGGGAAAAAGCCTACAACCGATGGACGTGCAATCTCTGTTATTCGACCCAGCACAAAAAGCGCCACTGCCATCACTGCCCCTGTGTTGCCTGCACTGGCAAAGGCATCAGCCTGCTTTTGCGCCACAGCCTGCAATCCCAGGTGGATTGACGAACGGGGCTTGGTCTTTACCGCGCTGGCCGGCGACTCAGCCATACCGATGACTTCTGGGGCATCGATCAGCACCAAGGCTGCATTTTCCTGCACCCCTCGCTGCTGCAGCTCCGCTTCCAAGAGGGAACGCGGCCCAAAAAGCTGAATTTGCAGGCGCTCTGGAGCTTCCCGAAGCGCCTGCAAAGCCCCTTCAACGACTACTGCTGGCGCGGCATCGCCGCCCATAGCATCTACCGCAACGCGAATGGCCATGTGCTCGTTTGCCGTTTAGGTCTACGGCTCGAGGTGCCAAAATACAACGTACCGCCCTAAGATGCGACAGGGTGGCCCGTGTTTTAAGCGAACTCTGCCACGTCGACGACTTTGCGCCCGCGATAGTAGCCGCAGGAGGGGCAGGCGTGATGCCGCAGCCTCATGTTTCCACAATTGGAGCACTCCACAAGCGGCAATGAGGCCGTTACAAGTTGGCGATAGTAGACTGCCCGCCGCTTACGCGTGCGCGCCTTTGAGTGTCTACGCTTCGGATTGGCCATAATCCAAAAGGCTTAGATGGTGGGTGTAATTAACAGTTTCGCAATCGTCGCAGTACCTCCCAGCGCGGATCCATCGGCAGAGCTTCTTCTGGCGATGTCTCTGCAGCGCCAAACTGTGTAGGCAGCGGGAGGGCCTCTGCACCCGGCTTGACCTTCCGCAGCGGAATGGCCAAAAGCAACGTATCCCGCACCACGTCTGTTAAATCTACATACCGGTCCGAAGGCCTCAGCTCCCGCACCTCTTCCACATCAGCCCGCGCGATGGCCGTGCCTGGCGGCGCATAAAACAACGTATAGCTACCTTCAATGGCCTGTTTAAACAGCTCCAGCGTGCGGTCACACTCTAAGGTAGCTGTGGCTCCCGCCCAGAGGTGCACCAGCAATCGCCCATCGTAGTAGTCCAGCGTCAGCTCGACGCGGATATCTTCAAACACAGCTGGGTCTAACTCCAGCGCCTCAGCAGACGGCCTTAGGGTCAGATGCTGGCCTCCAGGCCGCAATGCCGTTAAATCAAGCCGCACCATGACACACCCTCCCAAGCACTGTCGGTAAACAACCGCAAACCAACGAGGTGGAGCATTCAGAGTTCCCGGAAATATCCAAGTGAAGCCCTCAAAACCCTCTCTACTGCACGGATTTTCTAAGCTATTTTCCCTAGAAACTCGGCAGGACTTCACGCAACAGGCCAAACGCCTTGCAAAACGCCGGGTTCAAGACTTTCCCTAAGCAGTAAGGTTCAGCATCGTAACATTACACAGCCCAACTTGCGGTTCAGCATCCGAAGCTGTAGCATTACTTTACACCCGGGTAACAGGCGCGGGGAGTGCACAAGCCTCTCTAAAACTGTGGATAACTTGTGCAAAACCCCGCCCAAAGTGCACAACTGCCTACTTTCTGCTTTTGCCCTGTGGCTTTAGGCAAAAAGACGTGAATTTTAACCACACCTTAACATTACAAGTGTTTATAAAACAAATACTTGTATAAAACGAGCACATGTGGACAACTTGTGGAAAACATACTGGAGCTATAGCAGAAGCAACCACGTTACCCACAGGAAACCCACAGGTTGTGCATAAGTGGTGTATAACCTATGGCGTGCTAAAGCCGTGTGTATGGAGTTTTCTGCGTTGAACACCTTGCCAACATTTGTGACGACACCGCCTGCGGGCATGGAGCGAACACCAGAAGCAGTCTGGAAAGCTTGTCTCGAGATCATTCGAGACAACGTCAGTCGGCAGAGCTACAAAACCTGGTTTGAACCGATTAAGCCGCTCAGCCTTGTAGAAGAGGCAGAGCAAATTAAGCTGACGGTACAACTTCCCAGCCGGTTTTACTATGAATGGCTAGAAGAGCACTACTACAGTCTGCTGCGCAAAACCATTACCAAGGTGCTGGGGCCGCGGGCGCGCCTGTTTTATAAGATTGTAATCGAGAAAGAAGACCCCGAAAGTGGCTTTGAGGGTGCCACAATGAGCCTGCCAGCCCGTACGACGGAAGAGCCCCCTCCTGTGCCCCGCCCTGTGGCCTCACGACAAGAACCCTTGGAAGAAACCACCCCTACGGCCCTTTTACCCCCTTCAGCAGCCGAGTCAAGAAAAGCAGAACCGGTTATCGCCCATCCGTTTGCCATCCCTGGCATCCGCCGCATTCAGGTTGATAGCAATTTGGACCCCGACTATACGTTCGACCGATTTATTGAAGGCGACTGCAATCGCTTAGCCCGGAGTGCTGCCCTAGCTATTGCCAAGCAGCCAGGCACGACCAGTTTTAATCCTTTTCTGGTTTACGGCGGTGTCGGTTTAGGAAAAACCCACCTGATTCAAGCTATTGGGAACTATGCCCGCCAGTACCGCACTGCGGAAACGATCCTCTACGTCTCTAGCGAGCGCTTTACGAATGAATTTGTACAGGCCATCCAGCACAATCGGATAAGCGAGTTTTCAATGTTTTATCGCCAGATTGATTTGCTTATCGTAGACGACATCCAGTTCTTTGGAGGCAAAGAGAAAACCCAAGAAGAGTTTTTCCACATCTTCAACGCACTGCACCAAGCGGGCAAGCAGATCGTGCTTTCCGCTGACCGGCCACCGAGAGAAATTCCCGGCATTGAAGAACGCCTGCTCTCTCGGTTCCAATGGGGACTTACGGTCGACGTGCAACCGCCAGACTTAGAAACCCGCATCGCGATTCTGCGCCGCAAAGCCGAAGATGAAGGCATTGAACTCAAAGACGAAGTCATCGAGTTCATTGCCCATCACATCAAAAGCAATATCCGCGAGCTGGAAGGGGCTTTGCTTCGCCTGGTGGCCCATTCTGCTTTCCATAAGTGCGAAACTGACATAAACTTAGCCCGAGAAGTGCTGCGCGATCTGATTAAAGACACCCGTGTTACGCTAACGGTTGAGGAAATTCAACAGATCGTCTGTGAGTACTTCCGGATTCCTCCCGACCAAGTGCGGGCCAAAACGCGCAAACGCGAGGTCGTGCAAGCCCGTCAGGTAGCCATGTACTTTTGCAAACACTTTACCCAGCACTCGCTAAAGTCCATTGGCCTGTATTTTGGCGGCCGAGATCACTCCACGGTCATCCACGCTATCCAAAGCGTACAAGACCAAATGGAGACAGATCCTAATTTCCGTGAACTCATCGAAGCGCTGCAGCATAAAATTTCCTTGCGCAGCCGCTAAGCTTGAACAAAGATTTTTCTATATTTTAGGGGACAACTTCCGAAAGTCTTTCTAGAGGGGTTATGCGTTTCACTGTGAACTCGACCGATTTGCTTAAAGCCCTTACCACGGTGGCCGGAGCCGTACCTTCCAAGGCCACGATGCCCATTTTAGAGTGTATTCTTTTTGAAGCTAGTGGCGAGACGCTGCTGCTGAAGGCCACAGATTTAGAAATCTCCATTGCAGAGCGACTCGCGGTCCGCATGGAACCACAAAACGGAACGCTTGGAGCCCGACGCGTCGCCGTACCCGCCCGTCGACTGCTCGAAACACTGCGTGCCCTACCAGACCAGCCTGTCCAGTTCGCAGCCGACGAGTCCTTTACGGTAACGCTGACCACCGAGCAGGGACATTATAAAATGGTCGGCTTCGACGGTGCCGACTATCCCGCGTTGCCTGAACTGGAAGAAGCCCATATGATTTCTATTGAGGCACAGCTCATTCGGCGGGCCATCCAGAAAACCGCGTTTGCAGTAAGTAAGGATGCGCTTCGCCCTGCCATGATGGGCATCTTTTTCCAGATTTTGCCTGAAGAAGGACGCGTTGTCTCCACCGATGGGCACCGCTTGGTGCGCTTCCGGCTTCGGGAGTTGACCTATCCTAAACCTTTAGCTTTTATTGTACCAGAAAAGGCGACCACGCTGGTGGCACGCTTGGCCGCGCACGCCGATGGAAGCCTCACCTTGCGCGTAGGCGAACGTCACGTTGCCTTTGATCTCGGTAGTGCACGCATCCTTAGCCGCCTTATTGACGAAGTCTACCCCAACTACGAAGCGGTTATTCCGCTGGAAAACGACCGGCGCCTAACCGTAGATCGCAATGCATTTCTGGCTGCCGTTAAGCGCGTAGGCCTATATGCTTCGACCACAACCAACCAAGTACGCCTACGCCTAGAAAAAAATCACGTAGAAATTGCTGCCGAAGATATCGAGCGGGCCAGTGAAGCCTACGAGCGCATTCCCTGTGCCTACGAAGGGGAGCCTATGGTGATCGGCTTTAATGCCAGCTACCTGACCGAAGTCGTAGGGAACGTCGATTCCGATGAAGTGGTGCTGGAGTTTAGCTCGCCTAACCGTGCAGGGGTGGTTACGCCGCATGACCAGGCCGAAGGGGAAGACCTACTGATGCTGATCATGCCGGTCATGCTCAACACGTACGCTTAAGACCGCCGCTCAAGCGCAGCTAAAGCCTCAAGCAGACGCTGGGCTTCTGCCGCATGCGGCCCTTCCAGCTCAACCGCTTGCAAAAAGGCTTGGCGTGCAGCCGGCACATCCTCCAAAAGCAGTTGCACCTTGCCCAGCAAAAAGGCTGCTTCATGCCGCAGCAGTGGAGAAGCCTCCGGCTGGGAAACGACGTGTAGGAGAAGCGCTGCGGCCTCTTGAAGCGGCGCTTTGCGGTAATGCGGAAAAAGCCCTAAAACCGAAGTGTATGCTTGACGTAGCTGCGCAACAGCCTGCCTATAAGCCGCTTCGGGACCAGCACTTTCCAAAGGCTCACCACGATACGTGTCCACCTCCAACAAAACAGGCGCAATAAACCCCAACCGCTCCAGCTCCGACTGCTGATGGCGACCCCAGACAAACAGGGCACTGTAGAGCGCAGCAAACCCCACCACCACCAACGCCCCACGCTCTACCCAGCGCCACCGACGCCCTTGCCGACCTAAAGCGCGAGCAGAGCGGTCTCCCCAATGCTTTGCAACGCGTCCTGAACGAGCTCCCAGCGGTTCGCTACACCTTACCTCTTCCAACGCTTCGGCTTCAATCTGGTAACCCGTAAGCGACCCAAAGTGCTGAACGGCATCAAAGCTCCCGATCAACGCCTGCAATCGATCGGCCAGCACCTCGAGCCGCTGCTGCAGTGCCACGTTGGCCCGCAGCTCGGTTTCCAACGCACTAAAATAGGCCTGCACTTCAAGTGGCAGGGTTCCTGAAAAACGACGGGTCACCAAGTAATAGGCCAATAACTCTTCAAACCTGGATTCCCCTGGGTCAGGATGCAAAGGACGTAAAACAGGTGTAAGTTCTTCGATAGCTTCCAGAAGCGGTTGCCACTCTGGCTGCTCCTCCTGAATCTGCTGAGCAAGGGCCTCCTGTTCTTCCGCAGCAAGCCAAGGATATTGCAAAAGCTTTTGAACCTGGAAATCTCTCATACCCCTCACCCCTCTTTTAAGCAGTTCTTTTCTTTAAAGAAACCTTGCCACAAGTTCCGTAACCTTGGTGCTAGTTTTTTACGCTTCAAGCAAAGCCCGAAACTCTTGCAATTCCGGATCCGTGCGCAAACGTTCCAATGCGCGGTGCAGATAAACCCGAATCGTAGGCGGTGGTTTACGCAAACTTCGGCTGATTTCCTCATAAGACAACCGCTCTAGCAAAGCCAATCGCGCCACTTCCCGCAAAAAATTCGGCAGACGCCCAATCGCTGCTACCACTGCGGAAACCCATAGGGATAGATCCTCCGCTTGCAAGCTATCGATCGGCTCTTCGCTCCCCTCCTCTTCCTCATCGACCAGGGCGTCTGGCCGCATCTGGTGCCGCAGATGGTTTAAAAAAGCATGCCTGCAAGCACTTGCCACCCACGCCACAAACCGCTCAGGATAGCGCACCGAGTCCAAATTGCTACGCAGCCGCAAAAAGGTCTCTCCCACCAGCGCTTCCAACCCTACCACCGAAAGCCTGGGGTTCTGCAGCGCCTTGATGAAAAAATACCGCAACACGTAGCAATACAGCCAAATTTCCAACAACTCTTGTGCCTCAGGTGTTCTATGCTGACGCCAGCGCACGTAGAGTTCTCCTACACGCGTGTAGTCGTCCAAGGAAAATGGCAAGCGACGGGCCAGCACATCTATGGACGTCAATTCAGCGGCAGGCTCCATGTGCATCAGCTAACAGGTTAGACGTCAGCTACAGGATAAAAACTTTTGCATCAAGAATAAAGGAAGAATAGTATAAGCAGAAAACCTTTTGTTGTGAATGGCGTGGGAGGGGGAGTCGTTCGTGGAACGGCTACTACATTGACAAACGACAATAGAATCCCTAACTTTTTAAGCTCTGTATGCGGCAGCTCCAGAGAGCTGAAGCGTTTTTAAGGTTAAGCCAGGGGCGCTATGGACGTTATCAGCTATAAGACCTACAGTGCAAAACCGGCAGAGATCTCCCGTACGTGGTACCTTATCGATGCAGAGGGTCAGGTGCTGGGCCGGTTGGCGTCTCGCATTGCGGCCATCCTGCGTGGCAAACACAAGCCGACCTTTACGCCGCACGTTGATGGAGGCGACTTTGTGATCGTGATCAATGCCGACAAAGTACGTTTGACTGGAAAGAAAGAAACCAAAAAGCTCTATTTCCATCACTCAGGCCAGCCTGGGGGAGCGCGCTTGCGCTCGCCGGCCTACATGCGCCGGCATCGGCCTGAATTTCTCATCGAGCATGCTGTACGAGGCATGCTGCCCAAGGGGCCTTTAGGACGCCGCATGTTTCGCAAACTCAAAGTTTACGCAGGCCCTTCGCATCCCCATGGAGCACAGAAGCCCACAGAGCTGACGCTGTAAGGAGCATAAGACGATGAACGCTACCTTAACGCAGTGGATTGCCGTAGGCCGTCGGAAAACAGCTACAGCGCGTGTGTATTTGCGGCCAGGCACAGGCCAAGTTACAGTGAACCGCCGTCCCTTTGAAGACTACTTTCCGCTGGAGTGGCGGCGCAAAGTGATTTTAGCTCCCTTGGAGGTGACGGGGACGTTGGGACAGTTCGATGTGTTGGTTAACGTGCAGGGAGGAGGTCTTAGCGGCCAGGCCGA
This Rhodothermus bifroesti DNA region includes the following protein-coding sequences:
- the plsX gene encoding phosphate acyltransferase PlsX, with the protein product MAIRVAVDAMGGDAAPAVVVEGALQALREAPERLQIQLFGPRSLLEAELQQRGVQENAALVLIDAPEVIGMAESPASAVKTKPRSSIHLGLQAVAQKQADAFASAGNTGAVMAVALFVLGRITEIARPSVVGFFPTTRGRCLVLDIGTNVDCKPEHLLQFARMGSVFVERVWQLPHPVVGLLNVGEEPGKGNALTKAAYELLQAAPDINFRGNIEGRDLMHHAADVVVCDGFVGNIMLKLGESMVTAFVEMLRQEMKAQGLEEAQQRLVLGLLRNVLRRFDYEEYGGAPLLGVNGPVVIGHGSSSARAIARMIWAAAEMVEQDVVRSIAEAFHPA
- a CDS encoding YceD family protein, whose protein sequence is MVRLDLTALRPGGQHLTLRPSAEALELDPAVFEDIRVELTLDYYDGRLLVHLWAGATATLECDRTLELFKQAIEGSYTLFYAPPGTAIARADVEEVRELRPSDRYVDLTDVVRDTLLLAIPLRKVKPGAEALPLPTQFGAAETSPEEALPMDPRWEVLRRLRNC
- the rpmF gene encoding 50S ribosomal protein L32, yielding MANPKRRHSKARTRKRRAVYYRQLVTASLPLVECSNCGNMRLRHHACPSCGYYRGRKVVDVAEFA
- the fabD gene encoding ACP S-malonyltransferase; the encoded protein is MAQAWLFPGQGSQRVGMAQDLWARFSQARALLEAANRLLEFDLTAYMFGNATEDPEAAAARLAQTEITQPALYVHSLAVVAVLEAAGCYPDAVAGHSLGEYSALAAAGALSFEEGLRLVRLRGQLMAQAGHKHPGAMAAILGLEDAAVEALCQETVAEGYGWVQPANYNAPGQVVISGEVKAVSRAVEKAQAQGARRVVMLPVSGAFHSPLMEEASRQLAEAIAHVPLHVPRCPVYLNVTAAPSRDPSEIRDRLVEQMLAPVRFTQTLRRMQGDGIATFWEVGPGNVLAGLVRRTLGREVQVLTVGTAEELETLLQQKH
- the dnaN gene encoding DNA polymerase III subunit beta is translated as MRFTVNSTDLLKALTTVAGAVPSKATMPILECILFEASGETLLLKATDLEISIAERLAVRMEPQNGTLGARRVAVPARRLLETLRALPDQPVQFAADESFTVTLTTEQGHYKMVGFDGADYPALPELEEAHMISIEAQLIRRAIQKTAFAVSKDALRPAMMGIFFQILPEEGRVVSTDGHRLVRFRLRELTYPKPLAFIVPEKATTLVARLAAHADGSLTLRVGERHVAFDLGSARILSRLIDEVYPNYEAVIPLENDRRLTVDRNAFLAAVKRVGLYASTTTNQVRLRLEKNHVEIAAEDIERASEAYERIPCAYEGEPMVIGFNASYLTEVVGNVDSDEVVLEFSSPNRAGVVTPHDQAEGEDLLMLIMPVMLNTYA
- a CDS encoding ChaN family lipoprotein, translating into MASVEVVFLGEQHDDTVAHRLQLQVLQELQARLGEERPLVLSLEMFECDVQLVLDEYLQGLITEAQFLEAARPWSNYERDYRPLVEFARLHGWPVLAANAPQRYVNRVSRLGRQALNDLPPRAYAYLPPLPYPNPSPLYRKQFLDFMQRTGHSGPHGGDPERLLDAQALRDAMMAYTLAKHLMRQPEALIVHLTGAFHVAGGLGTPEMLARYRPGTRGLVLIWRPAADPSRFDPQVHGGLGDFVWLTPLGH
- a CDS encoding beta-ketoacyl-ACP synthase III, whose amino-acid sequence is MPYAAITAVGHFLPEDRLTNADLEQMVDTSDEWIRTRTGIRERRILRDPDKATSYMATEAAREALQKRGMDPDEVELIIVATVTPDMFFPATACLVQANLGARRAWGFDLSAACSGFLFALSTAARFIESGKHERVLVIGADKMSTITDYTDRNNCILFGDAAAAVLLEPDPECGLIDSVAYCDGRDWQLLCMLGGGSLNPPTHETVDRKLHYLYQEGRSVFKLAVEGMAQVAVEIMERNNLTAEMVRYLVPHQANLRIIDATARRMGLEADKVMVNIDRYGNTTAATIPLCLYDWERQLRRGDNLILAAFGGGFTWGAAYLKWAYDGDKVAAEAERAAVATSA
- a CDS encoding RNA polymerase sigma factor codes for the protein MEPAAELTSIDVLARRLPFSLDDYTRVGELYVRWRQHRTPEAQELLEIWLYCYVLRYFFIKALQNPRLSVVGLEALVGETFLRLRSNLDSVRYPERFVAWVASACRHAFLNHLRHQMRPDALVDEEEEGSEEPIDSLQAEDLSLWVSAVVAAIGRLPNFLREVARLALLERLSYEEISRSLRKPPPTIRVYLHRALERLRTDPELQEFRALLEA
- the dnaA gene encoding chromosomal replication initiator protein DnaA gives rise to the protein MERTPEAVWKACLEIIRDNVSRQSYKTWFEPIKPLSLVEEAEQIKLTVQLPSRFYYEWLEEHYYSLLRKTITKVLGPRARLFYKIVIEKEDPESGFEGATMSLPARTTEEPPPVPRPVASRQEPLEETTPTALLPPSAAESRKAEPVIAHPFAIPGIRRIQVDSNLDPDYTFDRFIEGDCNRLARSAALAIAKQPGTTSFNPFLVYGGVGLGKTHLIQAIGNYARQYRTAETILYVSSERFTNEFVQAIQHNRISEFSMFYRQIDLLIVDDIQFFGGKEKTQEEFFHIFNALHQAGKQIVLSADRPPREIPGIEERLLSRFQWGLTVDVQPPDLETRIAILRRKAEDEGIELKDEVIEFIAHHIKSNIRELEGALLRLVAHSAFHKCETDINLAREVLRDLIKDTRVTLTVEEIQQIVCEYFRIPPDQVRAKTRKREVVQARQVAMYFCKHFTQHSLKSIGLYFGGRDHSTVIHAIQSVQDQMETDPNFRELIEALQHKISLRSR
- the rplM gene encoding 50S ribosomal protein L13 translates to MDVISYKTYSAKPAEISRTWYLIDAEGQVLGRLASRIAAILRGKHKPTFTPHVDGGDFVIVINADKVRLTGKKETKKLYFHHSGQPGGARLRSPAYMRRHRPEFLIEHAVRGMLPKGPLGRRMFRKLKVYAGPSHPHGAQKPTELTL
- the rpsI gene encoding 30S ribosomal protein S9 is translated as MNATLTQWIAVGRRKTATARVYLRPGTGQVTVNRRPFEDYFPLEWRRKVILAPLEVTGTLGQFDVLVNVQGGGLSGQAEAVRHGIARALVAYNPEFRKPLREAGFLTRDPRMVERKKYGQPKARKRFQFSKR
- the fabG gene encoding 3-oxoacyl-[acyl-carrier-protein] reductase, producing MTFDFSGKSVLVTGGTRGIGRAIVEAFAQAGARVAFTYRSSVQEAEALQRKLEQHGTAVLAFQADAADFEAAGRVVEAILEAWGTIDVLVNNAGITRDNLLLRMTEADWDAVLAANLKSVFNFCKQVYRPMMRQRSGRIITLSSVVGIMGNAGQTNYAASKAGIIGFSKSLARELGSRGITVNVVAPGYIETDMTAALPEQARQAMLNSIPLGRPGTPEDVAQAVLFLASPAASYITGHVLQVDGGMAM